A single genomic interval of Kwoniella newhampshirensis strain CBS 13917 chromosome 12, whole genome shotgun sequence harbors:
- a CDS encoding 40S ribosomal protein uS5, translated as MAETRGGFGRGRGGAGGRGRRGPRRGGKKEEEKEWVPVTKLGRLVKDGKIKSMEEIYLFSLPIKEFQIIDLFLPALKDEVMSIAPVQKQTSAGQRTRFKAFVAVGDFDGHVGLGVKCAKEVATAIRGAIIVAKLSIVPVRRGYWGSHIAEPHTVPCKVSGKSGSVMCRLIPAPRGTGIVAAPASKRMLQMAGIQDCYTQSKGSTATQGNFLKATMAALSKTYQFQSPDLWQVIPAGQTPYDEYSSHLQIAAKKAANY; from the exons ATGGCTGAGACTCGAGGTGGATTCGGAcgtggtcgtggtggtgccggtggtcgaggacgaagggGTCCCCGACGAGGCGGtaagaaggaggaggagaaggagtg GGTCCCCGTTACCAAGCTCGGTCGATTGGTGAAGGACGGCAAGATCAAGTCCATGGAGGAGAtctacctcttctctctccctaTCAAGGAGttccagatcatcgaccttttcctcccCGCCCTCAAGGACGAGGTTATGTCCATCGCTCCCGTCCAGAAGCAGACTTCTGCCGGTCAGAGGACCAGGTTCAAGGCTTTCGTTGCCGTCGGTGACTTCGacgg ACACGTCGGTCTCGGTGTCAAGTGTGCCAAGGAAGTCGCTACCGCCATCCGAGGtgccatcatcgtcgccaAGCTCTCTATCGTCCCTGTTCGACGAGGTTACTGGGGCTCTCACATCGCTGAGCCTCACACTGTCCCTTGCAAGGTTTCCGGCAAGAGCGGTTCCGTCATGTGTCGATTGATCCCTGCTC CCCGAGGTACCGGTATCGTCGCTGCCCCCGCTTCCAAGCGAATGCTCCAGATGGCTGGTATCCAGGACTGTTACA CCCAATCTAAGGGTTCCACCGCTACCCAGGGTAACTTCTTGAAGGCCACCATGGCTGCTCTCTCCAAGACCTACCAGTTCCAGTCTCCCGACCTCTGGCAAGTCATCCCCGCCGGTCAAACCCCTTACGACGAGTActcttcccacctccaGATCGCTGCCAAGAAGGCCGCCAACTACTAA